From a single Halococcus sediminicola genomic region:
- a CDS encoding glutamate-cysteine ligase family protein, translating to MKVGVEAEYWVVDETGALCDGRELTAVHECVEPEFIASLIEIKTPPVETESELRNALQSTLQTVLAAANASGKHLVPLGTPLSANSSPAVSERGQLLERIYGSDIEPAKQCAGTHIHFDAENIPRQVNLLTALDPALALVSSSPCYAGGRPMHASRPYAYRSLCSDEFARYRDLWEYTPDVATWDDRLATAYEAFRTLAADRGVSDREFTTHFQPENSVMTPVRVRQRFPTVEWRTADTALPSQIVELTCDVSRLVGQTATKPVEIGEPSVGPQRIRIPAFDDLTQLTAAAIERGLDSPAVWDYLEAMSIDPRDYQPISTDISHESPISVTEARRIRLEYADRLERDVETLLLSTETRQQTRHERPMDGLQATTDQPGPW from the coding sequence ATGAAAGTAGGAGTGGAAGCCGAATACTGGGTCGTCGATGAAACGGGCGCGCTCTGCGATGGGCGCGAACTGACTGCTGTACACGAGTGTGTCGAGCCCGAGTTCATCGCATCGCTCATCGAAATCAAGACGCCACCGGTCGAAACCGAGTCCGAACTCCGGAACGCGCTCCAATCGACGCTCCAGACGGTGCTTGCCGCAGCCAACGCGAGTGGGAAACACCTCGTTCCGCTCGGGACGCCGCTTTCGGCTAACTCATCACCGGCAGTGAGCGAGCGGGGACAGCTCCTTGAACGGATCTACGGGAGCGATATCGAACCCGCAAAGCAGTGTGCCGGTACACACATCCATTTCGATGCCGAAAACATCCCACGACAGGTGAATCTCCTCACTGCGCTCGACCCTGCGCTCGCACTCGTGAGTTCGTCGCCGTGCTACGCCGGCGGGCGACCGATGCACGCCTCGCGTCCCTACGCCTATCGGTCGCTGTGCAGCGACGAATTCGCCCGCTATCGTGACCTCTGGGAGTATACGCCCGACGTCGCTACATGGGACGACCGACTCGCCACGGCATACGAGGCGTTCCGCACGCTCGCGGCCGACCGTGGAGTGTCCGATCGAGAGTTCACGACACACTTTCAGCCCGAAAATTCGGTGATGACGCCGGTTCGCGTCCGACAACGGTTCCCGACCGTCGAATGGCGAACAGCCGATACGGCGCTCCCCTCACAAATCGTCGAACTCACATGCGATGTTTCCCGGCTCGTCGGCCAGACAGCCACGAAACCCGTCGAAATCGGTGAGCCGAGCGTCGGGCCGCAGCGTATCCGTATCCCTGCGTTCGACGACCTCACGCAGCTCACAGCAGCGGCAATCGAGCGTGGTCTCGACTCCCCGGCAGTGTGGGATTATCTCGAAGCGATGTCCATCGATCCGCGCGACTATCAGCCGATTTCGACGGATATCAGTCATGAATCACCCATCTCCGTCACTGAGGCGCGACGGATTCGGCTCGAATACGCCGACCGACTCGAACGTGATGTCGAAACGCTACTGCTGAGCACCGAAACGCGACAGCAAACCCGCCACGAGCGTCCGATGGACGGTCTGCAAGCCACAACCGACCAGCCAGGACCGTGGTGA
- a CDS encoding DUF4326 domain-containing protein: MTSHHSSSNQQAGFRVFGTDDDNVPRPKTRVVHQTEARDVYTARSRSGDGHLNNTETGETGWLGNPYKVEGQGGDYSRKQSLALYCADLLHRIDHDPEFARALAQLKGQRLACYCRRARESAPTCHGDDLVDAIESLRPADASKTVPVSDAGPTGEVGDSRQQ, translated from the coding sequence ATGACCTCTCACCATTCCAGCAGCAATCAACAGGCGGGTTTCCGGGTCTTCGGTACTGACGACGACAATGTTCCGCGACCGAAGACACGAGTCGTTCACCAAACCGAAGCTCGCGACGTCTATACCGCACGCAGTCGGAGCGGTGACGGTCATCTCAATAATACTGAAACCGGTGAGACCGGCTGGCTTGGCAATCCCTACAAAGTCGAGGGACAGGGTGGTGATTACTCTCGAAAACAGTCACTCGCGCTCTACTGTGCCGACCTCCTTCATCGCATCGACCATGACCCGGAGTTCGCACGCGCGCTCGCTCAGCTAAAGGGCCAACGGCTCGCGTGCTACTGTCGGCGTGCTCGTGAGAGCGCACCCACCTGTCATGGTGATGACCTCGTGGACGCCATCGAGAGTCTACGACCTGCCGATGCCTCCAAAACTGTCCCTGTATCTGATGCCGGTCCCACTGGCGAGGTCGGCGACAGCAGGCAACAATGA
- a CDS encoding helix-turn-helix domain-containing protein, whose translation MNASVGESEEPIDDTDRPASLIAEYTVEIPNWRDITNGASGMQFTLEQMVACDPETVAATFWAEAGDFDAFETALRQSNSITDVTVLDEQTDGRTLYRVRLPAAETTYWAWIDLGGVLLGGTGANGSWTLRMRFPNRQALRAYRKHCKEHGISFRLKTLRKGGSSEKCPKMTTPQYEMLEMAVGAGYFEVPRGITLSELANSFEISDQAASERLRRGLSNILTTATYTDHKQPTQRS comes from the coding sequence ATGAACGCAAGCGTTGGGGAGTCCGAGGAGCCAATAGACGACACTGACCGACCGGCGAGTCTCATCGCCGAATACACCGTCGAGATACCGAACTGGCGTGACATCACGAACGGAGCCTCCGGAATGCAGTTCACCCTCGAACAGATGGTTGCCTGTGATCCGGAGACGGTAGCGGCGACGTTCTGGGCTGAAGCTGGCGACTTCGACGCCTTCGAGACCGCACTCCGACAATCCAACTCGATAACCGACGTGACAGTCCTCGACGAACAGACCGACGGACGAACACTCTACCGAGTGCGTCTTCCTGCCGCGGAAACCACCTACTGGGCGTGGATTGACCTCGGCGGCGTCTTGCTCGGTGGAACCGGAGCGAACGGGAGCTGGACACTCCGGATGCGGTTTCCGAACCGTCAAGCGCTGCGCGCTTACCGCAAACACTGCAAGGAGCACGGGATTTCCTTCAGGCTGAAAACACTTCGTAAGGGCGGATCGTCAGAAAAGTGCCCCAAAATGACTACGCCTCAGTACGAAATGCTTGAAATGGCCGTTGGGGCCGGCTACTTCGAGGTGCCGCGCGGAATCACATTGAGCGAACTCGCCAACAGCTTCGAGATCTCCGACCAAGCCGCTTCCGAGCGGCTGCGACGTGGGCTCTCAAACATACTTACTACCGCTACATACACAGATCACAAGCAGCCAACTCAGAGGTCTTAG
- a CDS encoding DUF7563 family protein yields the protein MSECLNGGAFVTERYVRVFAPTGMETVRVCPDCPDMLREKGGVREAKSSRQ from the coding sequence ATGTCCGAGTGTCTGAACGGTGGCGCGTTCGTCACCGAGCGGTACGTACGGGTGTTCGCCCCGACCGGCATGGAGACGGTGCGCGTCTGTCCCGACTGTCCGGATATGCTTCGAGAGAAGGGTGGGGTACGCGAGGCGAAATCTTCCCGGCAGTAG
- a CDS encoding ferritin-like domain-containing protein, which translates to MGQLSDFAPSRRGFLSNTAKVGAGAAALGALGSGSAAAAHAEEPYSDSDYEDSNPNGYGALDDVQIVKFALLLERLESTFYTEAAGTAPVGQMGTKGDENGGRLDEHQVERSDTAAQFDGNPSIRYSTFQRLQQVRDHEQTHVTALEGVLEEVGEDPNFASDVEFEFPYETFEEFVDIAQALEDTGAGAYTAAAPAVDTEEYLAAAAQILAIEARHASYFRTLNQPLPAGSASLNPFPDAFEPQLSVTEVVNRASPFIVGVDDVDQVKDLLG; encoded by the coding sequence GTGGGACAGCTAAGCGACTTCGCACCGTCACGACGCGGCTTTCTTTCCAACACCGCAAAGGTCGGGGCGGGAGCCGCCGCCCTCGGCGCGCTCGGGAGCGGTTCGGCGGCCGCGGCCCACGCCGAGGAGCCGTACTCGGATTCGGACTACGAAGACAGCAACCCCAACGGCTACGGCGCACTCGACGACGTCCAGATCGTCAAGTTTGCACTGTTGCTCGAACGCCTCGAATCGACCTTCTACACCGAGGCGGCCGGGACCGCTCCGGTCGGCCAGATGGGCACCAAGGGCGACGAGAACGGCGGTCGGTTGGATGAACACCAAGTCGAGCGCTCGGACACCGCAGCGCAGTTCGACGGTAATCCGTCGATACGCTACTCGACGTTCCAACGGCTCCAACAGGTCCGCGACCACGAACAGACCCATGTCACGGCGCTCGAAGGCGTTCTCGAAGAGGTCGGTGAGGACCCGAACTTCGCCAGCGACGTCGAGTTCGAGTTCCCCTACGAAACCTTCGAGGAGTTCGTCGACATCGCGCAGGCGCTCGAAGACACCGGTGCTGGGGCCTACACCGCCGCCGCGCCCGCTGTCGATACCGAAGAGTATCTCGCAGCGGCCGCCCAGATCCTCGCCATCGAGGCCCGCCACGCGAGTTACTTCCGGACGCTCAACCAGCCGCTTCCCGCCGGGTCGGCCTCGCTGAACCCGTTCCCGGACGCCTTCGAGCCACAACTGAGCGTGACCGAAGTCGTCAACCGCGCCTCGCCGTTTATCGTCGGGGTGGACGACGTCGATCAGGTTAAAGATCTACTTGGATAG
- a CDS encoding transcriptional regulator FilR1 domain-containing protein has product MRPDITASELVRHLSNKQSQTGDIVGLLESMQEPVKPKELAKQHSTNRKAVHEVTEPLEPWAVERSNNADRKITAAGEAARRTFAHAIETVDADDLAWLARSDNRRIILYHLHAQGPTSAKEISATEGTPTKKTVRATFEVLEEKKWVTCEEQTRKRAIIARLTMDGERAARVYDELLRKMEQVIDKAPCLRDLGLECADIPLEALAEAEIEEATPQSPYAVEKRSRELANEDFQYFRGFQSYWNGENAKAYLSAVKEGREFEVISPPLGLDALPTTPDEMKCVVDGLRADNYQWIMYPNELPCSLAILDTDLMVVGPRDPSTANNERTGAIFAQNNELIEWAMDMYESHRRQGKDPFEVSVGFGISADDLIELLRNRYMEDGEDDHSAPNA; this is encoded by the coding sequence ATGAGACCAGACATCACCGCCAGCGAATTAGTGAGACATCTCTCAAACAAACAGTCTCAAACGGGTGATATCGTAGGACTGTTGGAATCCATGCAAGAGCCAGTGAAGCCCAAGGAATTGGCCAAACAACATTCTACGAATCGGAAAGCGGTTCACGAAGTCACAGAACCGCTAGAGCCGTGGGCAGTAGAACGATCCAACAATGCAGACCGGAAAATCACTGCTGCTGGCGAGGCTGCCCGACGAACGTTCGCTCATGCCATTGAAACCGTTGACGCGGACGATCTCGCGTGGCTGGCTCGGTCCGACAACCGACGGATTATCTTATATCATTTACATGCGCAAGGACCGACTAGCGCAAAAGAAATCTCAGCCACCGAAGGAACTCCAACGAAAAAGACTGTCCGCGCGACTTTCGAGGTACTTGAGGAAAAGAAATGGGTGACTTGTGAAGAGCAAACTCGAAAGCGTGCAATAATTGCTCGTCTCACGATGGACGGTGAAAGAGCAGCTCGCGTGTACGACGAACTGCTGAGGAAGATGGAGCAGGTGATTGACAAAGCTCCATGCTTGCGAGACCTTGGCTTGGAATGTGCAGATATACCTCTCGAAGCACTCGCCGAAGCAGAGATAGAAGAAGCTACTCCGCAAAGCCCCTACGCAGTCGAGAAGCGATCACGTGAACTAGCCAACGAAGATTTTCAGTACTTTCGCGGGTTTCAATCCTACTGGAATGGAGAGAACGCGAAGGCGTATCTATCGGCTGTCAAGGAGGGCAGAGAGTTCGAAGTAATCAGCCCTCCATTGGGCCTCGACGCCCTTCCAACCACTCCAGACGAAATGAAATGCGTCGTCGATGGCCTTCGGGCCGATAATTATCAGTGGATCATGTACCCGAACGAGCTTCCATGCTCGTTGGCGATATTGGATACAGACCTAATGGTAGTTGGACCGCGCGACCCGAGTACGGCAAACAACGAACGAACCGGAGCCATCTTCGCTCAAAATAATGAACTGATTGAGTGGGCGATGGATATGTACGAATCACATCGTAGACAAGGCAAAGACCCGTTTGAGGTGTCCGTCGGATTCGGCATCAGTGCTGACGATCTCATTGAGCTTCTTCGCAATCGGTACATGGAAGACGGAGAAGACGACCATAGTGCGCCGAACGCATAG
- a CDS encoding DUF5789 family protein, whose translation MADNKQGRDEQADREEERQREREVEEVRTRGDEKEPMGDDPAERLGDLDEALKSHDYPATTNELVEAYGEYELETQGGKQSLADVLASTDDQTYDSADDVRKRILGLIGR comes from the coding sequence ATGGCAGACAATAAACAAGGACGAGATGAGCAAGCGGATCGTGAAGAGGAGCGCCAGCGCGAGCGGGAGGTAGAGGAGGTCCGGACCCGCGGCGATGAGAAGGAACCGATGGGCGATGATCCAGCTGAGCGGCTTGGTGACCTTGATGAAGCGCTCAAATCGCACGACTATCCAGCCACGACAAATGAGTTGGTTGAGGCCTATGGCGAGTATGAACTCGAAACTCAGGGTGGCAAGCAATCTCTGGCGGACGTACTCGCTTCAACTGATGACCAAACATATGATTCAGCCGATGACGTTCGCAAACGGATACTGGGACTCATAGGCCGATAG
- a CDS encoding hydroxysqualene dehydroxylase, giving the protein MSAIGTTVAVLGGGVGGLSAAQELAERRFDVTVYETRDCFGGKARSIEVPDSTSAGRKPLVGEHGFRFFPGFYRHMTDTMKRIPYKDNANGVYDNLIEMSATLIASATGSGTVASTETPSTPREWIEMLQPQIAGPELSSAEVRHFTERLFAFMTSCEDRRNEEYEHESWWEFINADDRSDAYRKHLAQATQALVALRPRKASARTMGQIYVQLLRGQLDPSMSAERILNGPTSDVWIDPWTEYLADLGVDLQPETPVREIHSDGRRVTGVTIGTDTGQREIRADYYVVAVPVEVMTQLLNDDLRRGAPSLARLDRLETAWMNGIQFYLTEDVPVVKGHQVHSDAPWALTSVSQPQFWEEDDIDDRGDEAINGSLSVIVSDWNTEGILYDKPARKCTREEIKEEVWAQLKSHLNTDTERRLSDDMLCDWFLDPAIVEHDGSAGVRNREPLLINTVGSLQYRPEAATEMENLLLAADYVRTNTDLATMECANEAARRATNAILKRSGARAEQCKLWELEEPGFLKPFRQQDELRYRLGLPHPGDVVNRIRGFRRRDSPAAAD; this is encoded by the coding sequence ATGTCAGCAATTGGAACAACGGTCGCGGTCCTTGGGGGAGGCGTCGGGGGATTGAGTGCCGCACAGGAACTGGCTGAGCGTCGTTTCGACGTGACAGTGTACGAGACACGAGACTGTTTCGGAGGCAAAGCTCGCAGTATCGAGGTACCGGATTCCACTTCTGCCGGACGGAAGCCCTTGGTTGGAGAGCACGGCTTCCGGTTTTTCCCAGGGTTCTATCGCCACATGACGGACACCATGAAACGCATTCCGTACAAGGACAATGCCAACGGTGTTTATGATAATCTGATTGAAATGAGTGCAACACTCATTGCGAGCGCTACTGGTTCCGGGACGGTTGCCAGCACCGAAACTCCCAGCACTCCTCGTGAGTGGATCGAGATGCTACAACCACAAATCGCCGGGCCGGAGCTATCGTCTGCGGAAGTGCGACACTTCACTGAACGATTGTTCGCGTTCATGACGAGCTGCGAAGACCGTCGAAACGAAGAGTACGAACATGAGTCGTGGTGGGAATTCATCAACGCGGACGATCGTTCCGATGCGTACCGCAAGCATCTCGCACAGGCGACGCAGGCACTCGTCGCTTTGCGTCCACGGAAAGCGAGCGCACGGACGATGGGGCAAATCTACGTCCAACTCCTCCGCGGACAACTCGACCCCTCCATGTCGGCCGAGAGAATCCTGAACGGGCCGACGAGCGATGTATGGATCGACCCGTGGACGGAGTATCTCGCGGACCTCGGGGTTGACCTCCAACCCGAAACGCCGGTCCGGGAGATCCACTCCGACGGCCGACGAGTAACGGGCGTCACTATCGGAACCGATACCGGCCAGCGAGAGATACGGGCAGACTACTACGTCGTTGCGGTGCCGGTCGAAGTGATGACGCAGCTGCTGAACGACGACCTCCGCCGAGGGGCACCATCCCTCGCCCGCCTCGACCGTCTTGAAACCGCATGGATGAACGGCATCCAGTTCTATCTGACTGAGGACGTTCCCGTCGTCAAGGGCCATCAGGTACACTCGGACGCACCGTGGGCGCTGACGTCCGTCTCCCAGCCCCAATTCTGGGAAGAGGACGACATCGACGACCGCGGTGACGAAGCTATCAACGGAAGCCTCTCAGTCATCGTCTCGGATTGGAACACCGAGGGGATTCTCTATGATAAACCCGCTCGGAAGTGTACGCGAGAGGAAATCAAAGAAGAAGTGTGGGCACAGTTGAAATCCCATCTCAATACGGATACCGAACGCCGGCTTTCCGACGATATGCTGTGTGACTGGTTCCTCGATCCGGCGATTGTCGAACATGATGGGAGCGCAGGTGTCCGGAATCGGGAACCCCTATTGATCAACACAGTCGGCTCATTGCAGTACCGGCCCGAAGCAGCCACGGAGATGGAGAACCTACTGCTTGCGGCGGATTACGTCCGAACGAACACCGACCTCGCTACGATGGAGTGTGCGAATGAAGCCGCTCGCCGTGCGACGAATGCGATACTCAAGCGTTCCGGTGCACGTGCTGAACAGTGCAAGCTTTGGGAGTTAGAAGAGCCGGGATTTCTCAAACCATTCCGACAACAAGACGAACTCCGCTACAGGCTCGGTCTCCCTCATCCAGGCGACGTAGTAAACCGGATTCGGGGGTTTCGCCGTCGTGATTCACCGGCTGCCGCCGACTAA